The Humidesulfovibrio mexicanus DNA window GGGCCAGGCTCATGTTCAGCGGCGGCAGGGTCACCGCGCGGTCGCGGATCATTTCCCTGGCCACGCCGCCGTGGCCGAAGGAGACCACCGGCCCGAACACCGGGTCCAGGTGCGCGGAAATGAACAGCTCGTGCGCTCCGGCGCGGCGGCCCATCTTCTGCACCACGAAGCCGTCGATGTAGGCGTCGGGCCGCTGGCGCGACACGCGGGCCAGCACGCTGGCGCAGGCCTCCCAGACCTTGTCCGGGCCGTCCAGGTCCAGCACCACGCCGCCCACCTCCTGCGGCTGGCTGATCTGCGGGCTTTTGAGCTTCACCGCCACGGGATAGCCCAGCTGGTCCGCGGCGATGACGGCCTCCCGGGCGCTGGTGGCCTGCACGGTCTCCACCACGGGGATGCCGTAGGCCGTGAGCACCTCCTTGGCCTCCGCGCCGGTGAGGCGGCTTCTGCCTTCGGCCAGGGCGCGTTCGCAGGTGTCGCGCGCGGCGCGCGTGTCCGGGAAGAAATCCGAGGGCAGGGAGTCCGGCGTCTGGATGAGCAGCTCCTGGTTCTTTTGGAACTGCACCATGTACAAGAAGGCGCGGATGGCTTGCTCCGGCGTGTCGTAGGTGGGCACGCCCGCATCGGCGAACACGGCGCGCGCGCGCAGGGCGGAGTCCGAGCCCATCCAGGAGGTGAGGACCATGCGCTTGGCGCGCTTGGCCTGGGCGGCCACGGCCTGCGCCACCTCGACCTCGGAGAGTCCGGCGAAGGGCACATGCAGCAACAGCGCCGCGTCCACGCCGGGATCGGTAAGCAGGATTTTGAGGGCCTCCACCCAGTCGCCCGCCGGGGTGTCGAAGCGCAAGGCCACGGGGTTGCCGCCGTCCCACGCGCCGCCAAGCAGCTTGTCCAGGGCCAGGGTGGCGCTGTCGCTGAACTGCGCCAGCCGCCCGCCGCCGGAGAGCAGGGCGTCGGCCGCCATGATGCCCGCGCTTGCCCCGTTGACCAGGATGGCCAGGCGGTCGCCGCGCACGGGCCGCCCGCCAGAAAGGGTCTGGGCCGCGTCGAACAGGCCGTCGATGCTGCCCACGCGCAGCATTCCCGCGCGGCGGAAGGCCACGTCGTAGACCTCGTCCGTAGAGGCAAGGGCCGCGAACGCCTCGCCCTGGCCCGTGGCCTTGGCCAGCTCCGCCAGGGCGGCGTGCAGGGCCTGGCCGGGGCGCAGCGCCAGCACCGGCTTGTTGCGGCTGGCCGCCCGCGCGGCCGAGACGAAGTCGCGCGCGTCGTGGACGCCCTCAACGTAGAGCAGGATGGAGCGCACCAACGGGTCCGCGCCCAGGTGGTCCAGAACGTCTGCGAAGGTGATGTCCATCTGCGCGCCCAGGGAGATCATGTGCGAAAAGCCGATGCCGTGGCTGCCCGCCCAGTCCAGAACCGTGGTGAACAGGCTGTCGGACTGCGACAGGAACGCGGTCTTGCCGGGCAGGCTTCTGGTGTGCGCAAGGCTGGCGTTGAGGTTCAGCGATGGCACGATGAATCCCATGCTCTTGGGGCCGAGCACGCGCAGGGCGGGCGGACGCGCCGCTTCCAGAATCTCCGCGCGCAGGCGGTCCCTGCTTTTTTCGTCCAGCCGCGCGAACCCCGGCCCCATGAGGGCCACGGAGCGCGTGCCGCGCGCGCGCAGCGCGTCGATGATGGCCGGAGCCTCGGCAAGCGGTCGGCAGACGATGGCCAGGTCCGGGGTCTTGGGCAGATCGGCCACGGTGGGGTAGGTCAGCACCCCGGCCACGGCTTCGGCCTCTGCGCTCACGGGCATCACCGCGCCGTGGAAGCCGCCGTCCATGAGGTTGCGCATGACCAGATGCCCGATGTTGGCCGGGGCGTTGGCCGCGCCGATGACCGCCACCGTCCTGGGATTGAAGAGGGAATCGAGATTGGTCAGGCTCATGGGCTCCCCGTGATGCGCAAGAAGGTCGCGGCCTGGGCCGGGCAGGAGGCCGGGCCTGCCTCCTGATAGCCCGAACTGGCCTGCCGTGGCAACTGCGGGCGGACCTGCCCGCGCAACGGCTCCCTCTCCCCCCCAAAAAAATGCATCAGCTCCCTAAAGCGTTCCATCGCCACGGCCGATGAGCATGTCAAAATGAACGTCATCTCCTGTGCTCCGAAGAAATAAAGGCATCCCCAAACCCTTTGCATCAGGAGATGAACATGGATATTTCCGGCTACACCAATCTTGCCCAGGCAGCAAACGAGGGCGCGTCCTCCCTGACCATCAACTCCCTGTCCAAAAGCGCCAAGACCAGTCTCAACACCTCCGATTCGGATTCGGACAGTTCCTCCGGCTCCGGCGATACCGTCAGCATTTCCGACGAGGCCAAGGCCCTGTCCGCCTCCTCCGCGGGCGCTTCCGACACCTCCGGGGCCACGGCGGCCACCCTTTCGGCCAGCTCCTCCGACTCCTCCTCGTCCGATGACGACGACTCGGAAACCGAGGTTGAAAAGCTTCAGCAGCAGATCCAGGAAATCCAGCAGCAGATCAAAGAGGCCCAGCAGGACAGCAGCCTGAGTTCCGAGCAGCAGGACCAGAAGGTTCAGCTGCTCCAGTCCCAGCTCATGATGCTGCAAACCCAGCTCCTGCAGGCCCAGGCCGAAAGCGCCGGCACCACCTCCAGCTCCAATGGAGGCACCAGCGCCGAGGGCATGGCCAGCAGCCTCACCGAAGCCTAGACGAGAAGGGCAGGGGGCGCCGCCCCCTGCACCCCCGCCAAAGGGCCGCGGGCCCTTTGGAATCCCTTTGCCGAGCATGATGGCCCGGACGGCGCACGCGCCGTCCGGGCCATCATGCTCGGGAAGGGTTCTGGCGGGAGAGTATACGGTCTGGGGAGCGGCCGGGGATTCTGAACGCTGTGCCGAAGAGGCTTCCGTTCTGGGGGCCATGCTCACGGCGCGATTCCCGCGGGCTCTGGCCCGCTGGAATCGCGCCGCGTGCGCAGGGGCTCCGGGGGGCGCGCAGCCCCCCGGCGGGGTTCCAGGGGCGGCGCCCCTGGTTCTCTCCCTACAGCTCCGTGCCGAGCAAGCGGCGGGCGATTTCCTTGGCGGCCTTTCGTCCCGCGCCCATGGCGCTGATGACGGTGGCGGCCCCGGTGACGATGTCGCCTCCGGCGAAGACGTTGTGGATGCTGGTTTCGCCGGTTTCGGGGTTGGCGTCGATGTAGCCGCGCTTGTTGAGGGCGAGGCCCTTTGTGGCGTCGAGCAGGATGGGGTTGGGCCGGGTGCCCACGGCGATGATGGCCAGCTGGCAGGGGATGTCGGCGGTCTGGCCCTCAATGGCTTCGGGGCGGCGGCGGCCGGAGGCGTCGGCCTCGCCCAGGCGCATCTTCTGCACGGTCATGCTGGTAAGGCGCTTGTTCTCGTCGGCGTTGAGCGAGAGCGGCGCTGACAGCAGTTCGAGCTGGACGCCCTCCTCGATGGCGTGTTCCAGTTCTTCCAGACGCGCGGGCATTTCGGCCTTGGTGCGGCGGTAGACGATGGAGACCTTTTTCGCCCCCAGGCGCAGGGCGGTGCGCGCGGCGTCCATGGCCACGTTGCCGCCGCCGATGACGCAGACCTCGTCGGCCTTGAAGATGGGCGTGTCGTGGTTGGGGAAGTCGTAGGCGCGGCCGAGGTTCACGCGGGTCAGGTATTCGTTGGCGGAGAACACGCCGATGCTGTTCTCGCCGGGGATCTTCATGAACTGGGGCAGGCCCGCGCCCACGCCGATGAACACGGCCTTGTAGCCCTCGTCGAAGAGCTCCTGCACGGTTATGGCCTTGCCGCCCACCCAGTTGGTCTTGAACTCGGCGCCCAGCGCCTTCATGGCGTCCACCTCGCGCCGCACGATGTCCTTGGGCAGGCGGAATTCCGGGATGCCGTAGACGAGCACGCCGCCCACCTCGTGCAGGGCCTCGAACACGGTGACCTTGACGCCCAGCGCGGCCAGATAGCCCGCCACGGTGAGCGAGGCCGGGCCCGCGCCGATGCAGGCCACGCGCAGGTCGTCGCGGGTCATGCGGCAGGCGGCCTCGCCGGTGATTTGCAGGCAGGCGGCGTCGCCCGCGGCCAGGCGCGCGGCGAAGGTGTCGGCGACGTAGCGCTCAAGCCGACCGATGGCCACGGCCCCGCCGGTCTTGACCGGGTTCTTGGACAGGATGCACATGCCCTCGCACTGGTTTTCCTGGGGGCACACGCGGCCGCACACGGCAGGCAGGGAGTTATATTCGCGCAGCACCTTGTATGCGCCGGGCAGGTCTCCCTTCTGCAGCTGGCCGATGAAGCCCTTGATGTCGATCTCCACGGGGCAGCCTTGGCGGCACAGGGGCGTCTTGCACTGCAGACAGCGGCTGGCCTCGACCATGGCCTCGGCTTCGCCGTAGCCGAGCGCCACTTCAAGGTAGTTTTGGATGCGCGCGAAAGGGGCCTGGGTGGGCATTTCGGTGCGCGGCGTGCGCGCGGGTTTGGCGGTCTTTTCAGCCATGCTATTTGCCCTCCGCGCACTGGCACTTGTGCTGGAACAGCCGCATGGACTCCTGCTCCTGTTCGCGGAACTGGGAGAGGCGCAGGCGCAGTTCGCCGAAGTCCACCTGGTGCCCGTCGAACTCCGGACCGTCCACGCAGGCGAATTTCGTCTCCCCGCCCACGCTGCAGCGGCAGGCCCCGCACATGCCGATGCCGTCCACCATGATGGAGTTGAGGCTGACCGTGGTCTTGACGCCGAAGGGCTTGGTGACCTTGCTCACGGCCTCCATCATGGGCACCGGGCCGATGGCCACCACTTCGCTCACGTCCTTGTCCTCTTCCAGGCGGTTTTTGAGCACCTCGGTGACAAAGCCCTTGTGGCCCTGGGAGCCGTCGTCCGTGGCCACCAGCACCTCGGGGCAGAAGCTGCCGAGTTCGGAGCAGAAGAGCAGCAGGTCCTTGTTGCGCGCGCCGATGATGGCCACCACGCGGTTGCCCGCGCCCGCGTGGCCCTTGGCGATGTGGTGCATGGCGGCCACGCCGGTGCCGCCGCCCACGCAGATCACGGTGCCCTGCTTCTCAATGTGCGTGGGCTTGCCCAGCGGTCCGCAGAAGTCGGGCAGGCTCATGCCTTCCTCGAAGGTGTTCAACTCGGCCGTGCTCTTGCCCACCACCAGGAACACGATGGTCACGGTTCCGGCCTGCGGGTCGCAGTCGGCGATGGTGAGCGGGATGCGCTCGCCGTTTTCGGACGTGCGCAGGATGACGAAGTTGCCGGGCTTGGCGTGCTTGGCCACGTGCGGCGCATCGATGACGAGCAGCGTGGTCTGGCCCGGTATCAGGACCTTTTTTTGCAAAATGCGGTAGCTCATGAGGGGCACCTTCCGGATGGTATGGGATGGATTCCTGTACGCTGCACGCGGCGTGATTGCAACACGCGCGGCCCACGGATGGCTGTCGGCAGGCTGGAACGGGGACGGCAGGAATCCGGCAGGCGGTCCGCAAACGTCCGTCGGACGCCCTTCCCACGGGACGCAAGCTGCGCTAGGGCACAGCCATGACCACCGTGCGCGTGCTGCATCTCATCACCGGCCTGGGCTTGGGCGGGGCCGAAACCTGGCTGGCGCGGCTCTTGCCGGGCCTTGCCGCGCGCGGGTTCTCCTGCCAGGTGGCGAGCCTGCTCGACCTCTCCGGCCCGGGCGGCGCGCTGGCCCAGGGCATCCGGGCCGAAGGCGTCCCCGTGCACAGCCTGGGCCTTGCGCGCGGGCTGCCCCTGGCCTCCGGCGGGGCGGCGCTGCTGCGCCTGGCGGGCCTGCTGCGCCGCACGCGTCCAGCTGTGGTGCAGACCTGGCTCTACCACGCGGATCTGCTGGGGCTCCTGGCTGCGCGTCTGAGCGGGACCGGCGCGGCGGTGAGCTGGGGGCTGCGCTGCGGGCACATGGACTTTTCGCGCTCCGGCGTGGGCACGCGGCTTGCGGTGCGGGCCTGTTCGGCGCTTTCGGCCTGGCCGGAGGCGGTGACGGCCAACAGCGAGGCCGGGGCGCGCTGGCATGTGGAGCGCCTGGGCTACCGGCCGCGCAGGCTGGTGCTGCTGGAGAACGGCGTTGACACCGCCCTGTTCCAGCCAAACGCCCAGGCGCGTGAGGAACTGCGAAGCATGTGGGGCGTGGGCCCGGATGAATTGCTGGTCGGCCTGGCCGCGCGCCTGGACCCCATGAAGGGCCACGACGTGTTCTGCGCGGCCCTGGCGCGCCTGCGGGCGCGCTTCCCCAATGTCCGGCCCCTGTTCTGCGGACCGGGCACGGAACCCGGCGGCGGCCTGGACGCCCTGCTGGCGCGGCACGGGCTGGCGGAGCGCGCCCTGCGTCTTGGCCCGCGCCAGGACATGCCGCGGGTGCTGGCGGCACTGGACGCCCTGGCCCTGCCCTCCCTGGGCGAGGGCTTCCCCAACGCCCTGGCCGAGGGGCTTGCCTGCGGGGTTCCGGCCGCCTGCCTGGACGTGGGCGCGGCGCGGGAGCTCGCCGGACCGGGCGGCGTGGTGGCCAGCGTGGAGGTCGCGGATGCCGGGGCCCGGGCCGAGGCCCTGGTCGGGGCGCTTGGGCGGGTGTTGGAGCTGGGGCCGGAGGGCCGGGCCGCCATGGGCCTGGCCGGGCGTCGGCATGTGGCGGAGCGCTACGGTCTGGGCGCGGCCGCAGACCGCTGGGCCGCACATTTGCGCGGCTTGGCGGAAGGCGCTTAGCCGCTTGCCGATTACTTCTTTATTGTTTGAAATCTAATGATAATGCGGTGTCGATAGGCGTACGATATCCTAGGCGTCGCCGCTGCTGGGCTCCACGGGCTTGAAGCGGTAGCCCACGCCGCGCACGGTCTCGATCCAGTCCGCGTAGACCCCAAGCTTGCCGCGCAGGCGGCGCATGTGCGTGTCCACCGTGCGCGAGGTGCCGTCGAAGTCCGTATCCCATACCGTGTCCAGCAAACGCTCGCGCGGCAGCACCCGGCCCTTGGCCGCCACCAGTTCGCGAAGGATCTTGTGCTCCGTGGCCGTAAGGCCCGCGTCTTGCCCGTCAACGCTCACGCTGTGCGCCT harbors:
- the gltA gene encoding NADPH-dependent glutamate synthase; translation: MAEKTAKPARTPRTEMPTQAPFARIQNYLEVALGYGEAEAMVEASRCLQCKTPLCRQGCPVEIDIKGFIGQLQKGDLPGAYKVLREYNSLPAVCGRVCPQENQCEGMCILSKNPVKTGGAVAIGRLERYVADTFAARLAAGDAACLQITGEAACRMTRDDLRVACIGAGPASLTVAGYLAALGVKVTVFEALHEVGGVLVYGIPEFRLPKDIVRREVDAMKALGAEFKTNWVGGKAITVQELFDEGYKAVFIGVGAGLPQFMKIPGENSIGVFSANEYLTRVNLGRAYDFPNHDTPIFKADEVCVIGGGNVAMDAARTALRLGAKKVSIVYRRTKAEMPARLEELEHAIEEGVQLELLSAPLSLNADENKRLTSMTVQKMRLGEADASGRRRPEAIEGQTADIPCQLAIIAVGTRPNPILLDATKGLALNKRGYIDANPETGETSIHNVFAGGDIVTGAATVISAMGAGRKAAKEIARRLLGTEL
- a CDS encoding sulfide/dihydroorotate dehydrogenase-like FAD/NAD-binding protein produces the protein MSYRILQKKVLIPGQTTLLVIDAPHVAKHAKPGNFVILRTSENGERIPLTIADCDPQAGTVTIVFLVVGKSTAELNTFEEGMSLPDFCGPLGKPTHIEKQGTVICVGGGTGVAAMHHIAKGHAGAGNRVVAIIGARNKDLLLFCSELGSFCPEVLVATDDGSQGHKGFVTEVLKNRLEEDKDVSEVVAIGPVPMMEAVSKVTKPFGVKTTVSLNSIMVDGIGMCGACRCSVGGETKFACVDGPEFDGHQVDFGELRLRLSQFREQEQESMRLFQHKCQCAEGK
- a CDS encoding FlxA-like family protein; translation: MDISGYTNLAQAANEGASSLTINSLSKSAKTSLNTSDSDSDSSSGSGDTVSISDEAKALSASSAGASDTSGATAATLSASSSDSSSSDDDDSETEVEKLQQQIQEIQQQIKEAQQDSSLSSEQQDQKVQLLQSQLMMLQTQLLQAQAESAGTTSSSNGGTSAEGMASSLTEA
- a CDS encoding glycosyltransferase, which encodes MTTVRVLHLITGLGLGGAETWLARLLPGLAARGFSCQVASLLDLSGPGGALAQGIRAEGVPVHSLGLARGLPLASGGAALLRLAGLLRRTRPAVVQTWLYHADLLGLLAARLSGTGAAVSWGLRCGHMDFSRSGVGTRLAVRACSALSAWPEAVTANSEAGARWHVERLGYRPRRLVLLENGVDTALFQPNAQAREELRSMWGVGPDELLVGLAARLDPMKGHDVFCAALARLRARFPNVRPLFCGPGTEPGGGLDALLARHGLAERALRLGPRQDMPRVLAALDALALPSLGEGFPNALAEGLACGVPAACLDVGAARELAGPGGVVASVEVADAGARAEALVGALGRVLELGPEGRAAMGLAGRRHVAERYGLGAAADRWAAHLRGLAEGA
- a CDS encoding bifunctional acetate--CoA ligase family protein/GNAT family N-acetyltransferase is translated as MSLTNLDSLFNPRTVAVIGAANAPANIGHLVMRNLMDGGFHGAVMPVSAEAEAVAGVLTYPTVADLPKTPDLAIVCRPLAEAPAIIDALRARGTRSVALMGPGFARLDEKSRDRLRAEILEAARPPALRVLGPKSMGFIVPSLNLNASLAHTRSLPGKTAFLSQSDSLFTTVLDWAGSHGIGFSHMISLGAQMDITFADVLDHLGADPLVRSILLYVEGVHDARDFVSAARAASRNKPVLALRPGQALHAALAELAKATGQGEAFAALASTDEVYDVAFRRAGMLRVGSIDGLFDAAQTLSGGRPVRGDRLAILVNGASAGIMAADALLSGGGRLAQFSDSATLALDKLLGGAWDGGNPVALRFDTPAGDWVEALKILLTDPGVDAALLLHVPFAGLSEVEVAQAVAAQAKRAKRMVLTSWMGSDSALRARAVFADAGVPTYDTPEQAIRAFLYMVQFQKNQELLIQTPDSLPSDFFPDTRAARDTCERALAEGRSRLTGAEAKEVLTAYGIPVVETVQATSAREAVIAADQLGYPVAVKLKSPQISQPQEVGGVVLDLDGPDKVWEACASVLARVSRQRPDAYIDGFVVQKMGRRAGAHELFISAHLDPVFGPVVSFGHGGVAREMIRDRAVTLPPLNMSLARELISRTRINGLLSGTPQHPAADIDDICLTVIQIAQLIIDVPQIVSLDINPLYADDMGVLSLGARITVAPETRPGAERLAIRPYPRELEECTVMKNGRKITLRPIRPEDEAAHRAFIRQLSDDDLRMRFFGSVRRDFDHKDMARFTQIDYDREMAFIASAMTEGGMPETLGVVRTATKPDNTDAEFAIVVRSDQKGTGLGSILFRKMIDYTRGRGTHQITGQTLVENKAMQGLARKFGFEIKLNPDEELVDMVLDLRQSPAPEQRPKES